Proteins encoded by one window of Chryseobacterium sp. POL2:
- the accB gene encoding acetyl-CoA carboxylase biotin carboxyl carrier protein: MDIKDIQNLIRFVAKAGVSEVKYKNKDFEILIKTPLGGEPVSYVSQPLAYQAPVAQAAPAVAQAAPTAEAAPAADDSNLITIKSPMIGTFYRKPSPDKDVFVNVGDSITSDKVVCVIEAMKLFNQIEAEVSGKIVKILVDDATPVEYDQPLFLVDPS, encoded by the coding sequence ATGGATATTAAAGACATTCAAAATCTAATTAGATTTGTTGCAAAAGCAGGCGTATCTGAAGTAAAATATAAAAATAAGGACTTCGAAATCCTAATCAAGACTCCTCTAGGAGGCGAACCAGTTAGTTATGTATCACAGCCACTAGCTTACCAAGCACCTGTTGCACAAGCGGCTCCTGCTGTTGCGCAAGCTGCCCCTACGGCAGAAGCAGCTCCAGCAGCAGATGACAGCAACCTTATCACAATAAAATCTCCCATGATTGGAACATTTTACAGAAAGCCATCTCCAGACAAAGACGTTTTTGTTAATGTTGGAGACTCTATAACTTCTGATAAAGTAGTTTGTGTCATCGAGGCGATGAAATTATTCAACCAGATCGAAGCGGAAGTTAGCGGAAAAATTGTTAAAATTTTAGTTGACGATGCAACACCAGTAGAATATGACCAACCCTTATTCTTGGTAGATCCATCATAA
- a CDS encoding IS3 family transposase: MDRQVYYRHLKRRAKRQQSAQQVVDWVGEIRIVHPKMGGKKLYFLLKEKLEILKIGRDKFFDILRANHLLIIPKRCYHKTTNSYHRFKKHKNLIKDYQCRKPNNVWVSDITYLGNRENPAYLSLITDAYSKKIVGFDVSDSLATASCLKALKMALKKENTKNLIHHSDRGLQYCSDDYQKLLKKHKIRCSMTQESDPYENAIAERINGILKQEYDIDKSNVDLNTRKILVKQTVKVYNELRPHLSNYYLTPMQMHQQQDLIPKSYKKKNSTNTNICTV, encoded by the coding sequence GTGGACCGACAGGTTTATTATCGTCATTTAAAGCGAAGAGCAAAGCGGCAGCAAAGTGCACAGCAGGTTGTGGATTGGGTTGGAGAAATAAGGATTGTCCATCCCAAAATGGGTGGAAAAAAATTATATTTTCTTTTGAAAGAGAAACTTGAAATCTTAAAGATTGGCAGAGACAAATTCTTTGATATCCTAAGAGCTAACCATTTGTTAATCATCCCTAAAAGATGTTATCACAAAACAACCAATTCGTATCATCGTTTTAAGAAACATAAAAATTTAATTAAAGATTATCAATGCAGAAAACCAAATAATGTATGGGTGTCGGATATCACCTACTTGGGAAACAGAGAAAATCCTGCCTATTTAAGCTTGATAACCGATGCTTATTCTAAGAAAATCGTAGGCTTTGATGTGTCGGATTCTTTGGCTACAGCATCTTGTCTAAAAGCTTTGAAAATGGCATTGAAAAAAGAAAACACAAAGAACCTTATTCATCATTCAGACAGAGGATTACAATATTGTTCCGATGATTATCAAAAGTTATTAAAAAAGCATAAAATACGTTGTAGTATGACACAAGAATCAGATCCTTATGAGAATGCCATAGCCGAAAGAATTAATGGTATTTTAAAACAAGAGTATGATATTGATAAATCTAATGTAGATTTGAATACAAGAAAGATTTTGGTCAAACAAACCGTAAAGGTCTATAATGAGTTAAGACCGCATTTGTCAAACTATTATTTAACACCGATGCAAATGCACCAGCAACAAGATTTAATACCAAAATCGTACAAAAAGAAAAACAGTACAAATACGAATATATGTACTGTTTAA
- a CDS encoding glycosyltransferase, translating into MGNLRILYFMPDSPMSGKAGNTTRLNQMLSYLEQQQHLEVHFVSLRDWGMWQDQDRLAFRKKYTNLQLHLLDKKSKKHFFKYLFLYKIPYLFRRNQIDLTSYLLRHSFKKILKKIGAIDTAIISYASWGALADALPNSTYKINDTHDFITAQYKDKRKIVGKLFQNEIDILKKYDEIWTYSVEEEYIFEQFTEKKVQLMPISFPDNIHKHQENFKYSIVYVASENPHNVKGIHWFLEEVLPLLENVDIHIIGKIKDSIQKKYPNVVLYGMVEDLESFYTQAKVAICPMLSGTGIKIKVLEALSYGLPVVTNRRGVDGLFNKKNNGCLYTDNPVDFADYIKKLLENPIFYQEMKAETAAYFRNNHSFSAEYKILNNIFEIKK; encoded by the coding sequence ATGGGTAATTTAAGAATACTTTATTTTATGCCAGATAGTCCTATGTCTGGAAAAGCAGGAAATACAACAAGACTTAACCAAATGCTTTCCTATCTGGAGCAACAACAACATTTGGAAGTTCACTTTGTGTCTTTACGAGATTGGGGAATGTGGCAAGACCAAGACAGACTTGCATTTAGAAAAAAATATACTAATCTGCAATTACATTTATTAGATAAGAAATCCAAAAAACATTTTTTTAAATATCTTTTTTTATATAAAATTCCTTATTTGTTTCGAAGGAATCAAATCGACTTAACCAGCTATCTTTTAAGACATAGTTTTAAAAAAATACTGAAAAAAATTGGTGCTATTGATACAGCCATCATCAGTTATGCTTCTTGGGGCGCATTAGCAGATGCCTTGCCCAATAGTACATACAAGATAAATGATACACATGACTTTATAACAGCGCAATATAAAGACAAAAGAAAAATAGTTGGAAAGCTTTTCCAAAATGAAATCGATATATTAAAAAAGTATGATGAAATCTGGACTTACTCTGTAGAAGAAGAATATATTTTTGAACAGTTTACAGAAAAGAAAGTTCAATTAATGCCTATCTCTTTTCCAGACAATATCCACAAGCATCAAGAAAATTTTAAGTATAGTATTGTCTATGTTGCCAGTGAAAACCCGCACAATGTAAAAGGCATACACTGGTTTTTAGAAGAAGTTTTGCCCTTGTTGGAAAATGTTGATATCCATATTATTGGAAAGATTAAAGATTCCATACAAAAAAAATATCCCAATGTCGTCCTATATGGAATGGTGGAAGATTTAGAAAGTTTTTACACCCAAGCTAAAGTAGCCATTTGTCCTATGTTGAGCGGAACTGGGATTAAAATAAAAGTATTGGAAGCACTTTCTTACGGGTTACCTGTTGTAACCAACAGAAGAGGAGTAGATGGATTGTTTAACAAAAAAAACAATGGCTGTTTGTATACTGACAATCCTGTAGATTTTGCTGACTATATCAAAAAATTATTAGAAAATCCAATATTTTATCAAGAAATGAAAGCCGAAACCGCGGCTTACTTCCGCAACAATCACAGCTTTAGCGCAGAGTATAAAATATTGAACAACATTTTTGAAATTAAAAAATAA
- the accC gene encoding acetyl-CoA carboxylase biotin carboxylase subunit, producing the protein MFKKILIANRGEIAMRILRTAKEMGIKTVAVYSTADKDSLHVRFADEAVCIGPAMSKDSYLKIPNIISAAEITNADAIHPGYGFLSENANFSRICANNNIKFIGATPEQIEKMGDKATAKATMKEAGIPCVPGSNGLIDSYEDALRIAKETGYPVMIKATAGGGGKGMRAVWKEEDLKEHWESAIQEAVAAFGNGGMYMEKLIEEPRHIEIQIAGDQYGKACHLSERDCSIQRRNQKLIEETPSPFMTDELREKMGAAAVKAAEYIGYEGVGTIEFLVDKHRNFYFMEMNTRIQVEHPITEQVIDYDLIREQILLAAGTPISGINYYPKLHAIECRINAEDPYADFRPSPGKITGLNIPGGHGVRVDTHVYSGYTIPPNYDSMIAKLITTAQTREEAIAKMKRALEEFYIEGVKTTIPFHRQLLDDEDFLSGNYTTKFMESFVMDRKYEYNI; encoded by the coding sequence ATGTTCAAAAAAATATTAATTGCAAACCGTGGTGAAATCGCAATGAGAATTTTGCGTACAGCCAAAGAAATGGGCATAAAAACGGTTGCAGTATACAGTACCGCTGATAAAGACAGTTTACATGTAAGATTTGCTGACGAGGCTGTTTGTATCGGCCCAGCAATGAGCAAAGATTCTTATCTTAAAATCCCAAATATTATCTCAGCTGCAGAAATTACTAATGCTGATGCGATACATCCAGGTTATGGATTCTTATCAGAAAATGCTAATTTCTCAAGAATCTGTGCTAACAATAATATCAAATTTATTGGAGCAACACCTGAGCAAATCGAAAAAATGGGCGACAAAGCTACGGCTAAAGCAACTATGAAAGAAGCGGGAATCCCATGTGTACCTGGTTCTAACGGGTTGATTGATTCTTATGAAGATGCCCTACGAATTGCTAAAGAAACTGGCTATCCAGTAATGATAAAAGCTACAGCAGGTGGTGGTGGTAAAGGTATGCGTGCGGTGTGGAAAGAAGAAGACCTAAAAGAACATTGGGAATCTGCAATCCAAGAAGCAGTCGCAGCCTTCGGAAATGGCGGTATGTACATGGAAAAGCTTATTGAAGAACCTCGTCATATCGAAATTCAAATCGCAGGTGACCAATACGGAAAAGCTTGCCATCTTTCAGAAAGAGATTGCTCTATCCAAAGAAGAAATCAAAAACTGATTGAAGAAACACCATCTCCTTTTATGACGGATGAACTTCGTGAAAAAATGGGCGCAGCCGCTGTAAAAGCTGCCGAATATATTGGTTATGAAGGGGTCGGAACTATCGAATTCTTGGTTGACAAACACCGTAATTTCTATTTCATGGAAATGAACACACGTATCCAGGTAGAACATCCAATTACAGAACAAGTTATCGACTATGATTTGATTCGTGAACAGATTTTATTAGCAGCAGGAACACCAATTTCCGGTATTAATTATTATCCAAAATTACACGCTATAGAATGTCGTATCAATGCGGAAGACCCTTATGCAGACTTCCGTCCGTCTCCTGGAAAAATCACTGGATTAAATATTCCTGGTGGACATGGTGTAAGAGTTGACACGCACGTATATTCGGGTTATACAATTCCACCTAACTACGATTCTATGATTGCTAAATTGATTACAACAGCGCAAACAAGAGAAGAGGCAATTGCAAAAATGAAACGTGCATTGGAAGAATTTTATATTGAGGGTGTAAAAACTACAATCCCTTTCCACAGACAATTACTAGATGACGAAGACTTCTTATCTGGAAATTATACAACTAAGTTTATGGAATCTTTCGTAATGGACAGAAAATACGAATACAATATTTAA
- a CDS encoding glycosyltransferase family 4 protein, with the protein MKVVFDGEILGKNYESSESGIYRVSAELLKNLYKKKDIELSLTNHCYNRDEKIQSKILKFLKNFNYNIPLANQPARRKFLPFRKEKLFKIIYKKIGISDFHLHYDKSYLKDADIYHSVFFPFDKRLQQFPNLKRVITIHDMIPFLFPNYDIGKHLDAIIESITEDDTIVCVSNHTKKDLVRLAPRLKNNAIHVVHLAASKELFYPCENQKKIESIKNKYAIKDKYFLSLSTLEPRKNIDFVIRNFIKFISDNNINDLQLVLVGGKGWKYETIFEAYENAESLKNKIIFTGHVENDELASIYSHAQSFYYMSFYEGFGLPPLEAMQCGVPVVVSNLSSLPEVVGDAGIMLDPNDNEALVVTMKDLYYDNKKRRDYSEKSLLQAAKFSWEKTADEYLEIYKKIIN; encoded by the coding sequence GTGAAAGTAGTTTTTGATGGAGAGATCTTAGGGAAAAATTATGAATCTAGTGAATCTGGAATTTATAGAGTATCGGCAGAACTGTTAAAAAATTTGTATAAAAAAAAGGATATTGAATTAAGCTTAACAAATCATTGTTACAATCGTGATGAAAAAATTCAGTCCAAAATTTTAAAGTTTTTAAAAAACTTTAACTATAATATTCCACTTGCTAATCAGCCTGCAAGAAGAAAGTTTTTACCATTCCGAAAAGAAAAATTATTTAAGATAATTTATAAAAAAATCGGAATTTCTGATTTTCACTTACATTATGATAAAAGCTATCTAAAGGATGCTGATATATACCATTCTGTTTTTTTTCCATTTGATAAAAGACTTCAACAATTTCCTAATCTAAAGCGTGTTATAACCATACACGACATGATTCCTTTTTTGTTTCCGAATTACGACATAGGCAAACACCTTGATGCAATTATTGAAAGTATTACAGAAGATGATACCATTGTTTGTGTATCCAATCATACCAAAAAAGACCTTGTAAGATTGGCGCCTCGACTTAAAAATAATGCGATACATGTCGTACATTTAGCCGCATCTAAAGAACTTTTCTATCCCTGTGAAAATCAAAAAAAAATAGAATCTATTAAAAATAAATATGCGATAAAGGATAAATATTTTTTAAGTTTAAGCACATTAGAACCTCGTAAAAATATCGATTTTGTAATTAGAAATTTTATAAAATTTATTTCTGACAACAATATTAATGACTTACAACTAGTTTTAGTGGGAGGAAAAGGCTGGAAATACGAAACTATTTTCGAAGCCTATGAAAATGCTGAGAGCTTGAAAAATAAAATTATTTTTACAGGACATGTAGAAAATGATGAGTTAGCAAGCATATACAGTCATGCGCAATCTTTTTACTATATGTCTTTTTATGAAGGATTCGGTTTGCCTCCATTAGAAGCAATGCAATGTGGCGTTCCTGTCGTGGTTTCTAATTTGTCCTCGTTACCAGAAGTTGTTGGCGATGCTGGTATTATGTTGGATCCGAACGATAACGAAGCCTTAGTTGTAACAATGAAAGATTTATATTATGATAATAAAAAACGAAGAGATTATTCAGAAAAATCATTGCTGCAAGCTGCAAAATTTTCGTGGGAAAAAACGGCTGATGAGTATCTAGAAATTTATAAAAAAATAATTAACTAA
- a CDS encoding YceD family protein: protein MDKFKNYNIAFTGLKTGKHEFKFEVNQAFFDLFGTEQEFTNPKIVVDVLLDKHTTFLEFWFDIHGTIELTCDISNDEFDYPIEHKMKILVKQGEEYDDSNEEVITIPQGDSDFNIAQLVYEGVILSVPMKKLSPNLKDEDDYHKLLEKYSLKEEPEEEESPNDIDPRWEALRKLKDNN from the coding sequence ATGGACAAATTCAAAAACTATAATATTGCATTTACTGGTTTAAAGACTGGAAAGCATGAGTTTAAATTTGAAGTAAATCAGGCGTTCTTTGATTTATTCGGGACTGAACAAGAGTTTACAAATCCTAAAATTGTAGTCGATGTTTTGCTAGACAAACACACAACATTTTTAGAATTCTGGTTTGATATACACGGTACAATAGAACTTACTTGCGATATTAGCAATGACGAGTTTGACTACCCTATCGAACACAAAATGAAAATTCTTGTTAAACAAGGGGAAGAATATGATGACAGCAATGAAGAGGTCATTACGATTCCGCAAGGAGACAGCGATTTTAATATTGCGCAGTTGGTTTATGAAGGCGTTATCCTAAGCGTACCTATGAAAAAACTTTCTCCCAATCTAAAAGACGAAGATGATTATCATAAGCTTTTAGAAAAATACAGTCTCAAAGAAGAACCAGAAGAAGAAGAGTCACCAAATGATATAGATCCACGTTGGGAAGCTCTTAGAAAATTAAAAGATAATAATTAA
- a CDS encoding helix-turn-helix domain-containing protein — MEERNNYVKRTQRDYSMSFKLNVVKEIESGELSTTVACRKYGIQARSTVVSWLRKFGTFDWENQTPSNMPKSPEQKIMELEAQVKLLQKQKAFLEKQAYVADKKAIIFDMMINLAEEEYQIDIRKNSPPELSTLSERNKKKP, encoded by the coding sequence ATGGAAGAAAGAAACAATTATGTCAAACGCACTCAGCGCGATTACAGTATGTCTTTTAAGTTGAACGTTGTAAAAGAAATCGAGTCTGGAGAACTCTCTACCACTGTTGCTTGCCGAAAATATGGCATCCAAGCTCGAAGCACAGTTGTGAGTTGGCTCAGAAAATTTGGTACCTTTGATTGGGAGAACCAAACGCCTTCGAATATGCCAAAGTCACCAGAACAAAAGATCATGGAGCTTGAAGCCCAAGTAAAGCTTTTGCAAAAGCAGAAGGCTTTCCTTGAGAAACAGGCTTATGTGGCTGATAAAAAAGCCATTATTTTCGATATGATGATTAACCTTGCCGAAGAGGAATATCAAATTGATATACGAAAAAACTCACCACCCGAACTATCGACTCTTTCCGAAAGGAACAAAAAGAAACCATAA
- a CDS encoding phosphomannose isomerase type II C-terminal cupin domain: MEIGERPWGKYYVLADEPHYKLKRIEVNPGQKLSYQYHHKRQEQWTIIEGNATVILDDKEIQLAYGESVFIPLGAKHRIMNLTNKPVVFIEVQTGIYFGEDDIVRLEDEYDRS; encoded by the coding sequence TTGGAAATTGGAGAAAGACCTTGGGGAAAATACTATGTATTGGCAGACGAACCACATTATAAACTGAAACGGATCGAGGTTAATCCTGGGCAAAAATTGTCGTATCAATATCATCATAAACGCCAGGAACAATGGACGATTATAGAAGGTAATGCTACAGTAATATTGGATGATAAAGAGATTCAATTAGCTTATGGAGAGAGCGTTTTTATTCCACTAGGCGCTAAGCATAGAATTATGAATCTTACCAATAAACCTGTTGTTTTTATAGAAGTGCAAACGGGGATTTATTTTGGAGAAGATGACATTGTGAGATTGGAGGATGAGTATGATCGTTCGTGA
- a CDS encoding glycosyl transferase family 90 produces the protein MIKFVLMTKVDKQNKLLFYIKGYSHRFSPKRNLEKKINSLRRSLSKQDLDTAEYRVDYYNKLNQSQKVDHFGTKIKDLLHPKTPKSYYFDTYEYAKYFDKDLLIDYAFGDVNTILPFPMITKSRPIYGDNQNNILLNLDKARHFVSVEDNKRFEDKRNRLIGRAAVHQQHRADFFNQYFDNPLCELGQVNKHGGDPKWIKPKITIDEHLKYKFILSLEGNDVATNLKWIMSSNSIAVAPSLKMETWYMEGTLVPNQHYIQIAEDYSDLEERLEYFTENKNEALSIIEEAKKYRSNFNNKKLEDLISLLVLKKYFDLVS, from the coding sequence TTGATTAAGTTTGTATTGATGACAAAAGTAGATAAGCAAAATAAATTATTATTTTATATTAAAGGCTATTCCCATAGGTTTTCGCCAAAACGAAATCTTGAGAAAAAGATTAATAGCTTAAGAAGATCTTTATCGAAACAAGATTTGGATACAGCGGAATATCGTGTTGACTATTATAATAAGTTGAATCAGTCTCAAAAAGTTGATCATTTTGGAACAAAAATCAAAGATTTGCTCCATCCCAAAACGCCTAAATCTTATTATTTTGATACCTATGAATATGCAAAATATTTTGATAAAGACTTATTAATCGATTATGCGTTTGGGGATGTCAATACAATTTTGCCTTTTCCGATGATTACAAAAAGTCGCCCTATATATGGTGATAATCAAAATAATATTCTTCTTAATCTGGATAAAGCTAGACATTTTGTATCAGTTGAGGATAATAAAAGATTTGAAGATAAGAGAAATAGGCTGATAGGGAGAGCAGCAGTACATCAACAGCATCGTGCTGATTTTTTCAATCAATATTTTGATAATCCATTATGCGAGCTGGGACAAGTTAATAAACATGGAGGTGATCCCAAATGGATTAAACCGAAAATTACAATTGATGAGCATTTGAAATACAAGTTTATTTTAAGTCTTGAAGGTAATGATGTGGCAACAAATCTCAAGTGGATTATGTCATCTAATTCTATTGCTGTTGCGCCATCTCTGAAGATGGAAACTTGGTATATGGAAGGAACTTTGGTTCCCAATCAACATTATATACAAATCGCCGAAGATTATTCAGATTTAGAAGAACGGTTAGAATATTTTACTGAAAATAAAAACGAAGCTTTGTCTATAATAGAAGAAGCGAAGAAATATCGATCAAATTTTAATAACAAAAAATTAGAAGATTTAATATCTTTGTTGGTTCTTAAAAAATATTTTGACTTAGTCAGTTAA
- a CDS encoding curculin domain-containing protein: MKTKLNYLLALLVSTQFFAQILNPGTEIAKERKYYSSNSSYYLVFQGDGNLVMYNRDRVALWDAKTQNRGTRAIFQDDGNLVVYNNASAIFASNTNGRGDFLKIQDDGNLVVYGSRGSAIWASKSQNANSGSYYNGVINKGKRFNKEEKNYSASGEYYLVFQHDGNLVMYYRSKSNPIWSSNTQGRGDRAVFQQDGNLVVYDQNNIAVFATNRTNRDIDKLTVQDDGNLVIYTYNDQVVWSAK, from the coding sequence ATGAAAACAAAATTAAATTATTTATTGGCGCTTCTTGTTTCCACGCAGTTTTTTGCTCAAATATTAAATCCTGGAACAGAAATTGCCAAGGAAAGAAAATACTATTCTTCTAATTCGTCCTATTATTTAGTATTTCAGGGTGATGGAAATTTAGTAATGTATAATCGTGATAGAGTTGCGCTTTGGGATGCAAAAACTCAAAACCGAGGTACGAGAGCAATTTTTCAAGATGATGGAAATCTAGTTGTTTACAATAATGCTTCGGCCATCTTTGCCTCAAATACAAATGGTAGAGGAGATTTTTTAAAAATTCAAGATGATGGCAATCTAGTTGTATATGGATCGAGAGGCTCGGCGATATGGGCTTCAAAATCCCAAAATGCTAATAGCGGTTCATACTACAACGGTGTTATTAATAAAGGTAAACGATTTAATAAAGAAGAAAAAAACTATTCTGCAAGCGGAGAGTATTATTTAGTTTTTCAGCATGATGGTAATCTTGTCATGTATTATAGAAGTAAAAGTAATCCTATATGGTCAAGTAATACCCAAGGGCGTGGTGATAGAGCTGTATTTCAGCAAGATGGCAATCTAGTTGTATATGATCAAAATAATATAGCTGTTTTTGCAACCAATAGGACAAACAGAGATATTGATAAATTAACCGTACAAGATGATGGCAACCTTGTGATATATACTTATAATGATCAGGTTGTATGGTCAGCAAAGTAG
- the rpmF gene encoding 50S ribosomal protein L32, translating to MAHPKRRQSSTRRDKRRTHYKAVAPQLAKDATTGELHLFHRAHWHEGKLYYRGKVVLEKTVEVTEEN from the coding sequence ATGGCACATCCTAAGAGAAGACAATCGTCTACAAGAAGAGATAAAAGAAGAACACATTACAAAGCTGTTGCTCCACAATTAGCTAAAGACGCTACAACTGGAGAATTACACCTTTTCCACAGAGCACACTGGCATGAAGGAAAACTATACTACAGAGGAAAAGTAGTATTAGAAAAAACAGTAGAAGTTACTGAAGAAAACTAA
- a CDS encoding glycosyltransferase family 4 protein, whose translation MRKKILVDLERLRYPYSGIANVFRNLKQGLKEHGSDVDIHFFGKFPNSENQLQWKKWHKFYEKFSSRYDIVHVSHQLSSYFQKDYKKTLKVLTLHDLNFLHENLSDSKRKKMLSKVNNNVKNADYIVCISQYAKEDFEKNKALFSLNKLKNIEIIHNGILLPEEKIYNLGQFNFLEHKKYIINIGVLFDKKNQLSLIKMLPYIEEDLVFIASGEKEPYATQVKEEIKKMNLENRVHFLKNISEEEKYALIQNCQAMCHPSIAEGFGIPPIEAMAFGKPVFLSNYTSLPEIGGKAAYYFEDFDPKNMAVFFKENMTFYRANQQLESAKIKKWAQQFDYKVMARNYLNFYMKILQ comes from the coding sequence ATGCGTAAGAAAATTCTGGTAGACTTAGAACGCCTTCGTTATCCATATTCTGGAATTGCTAATGTTTTTCGGAATTTAAAACAAGGTTTAAAAGAGCACGGCTCCGATGTCGATATTCATTTTTTTGGAAAATTCCCAAATTCTGAAAATCAACTACAATGGAAAAAATGGCATAAATTTTACGAAAAATTTAGCAGTAGATACGACATTGTACACGTTAGCCACCAACTATCTTCTTATTTTCAGAAAGATTATAAAAAAACATTAAAAGTACTCACCTTACACGATTTAAATTTTCTGCACGAAAATTTATCTGATTCTAAAAGAAAAAAAATGCTTTCTAAGGTGAATAATAATGTGAAAAATGCAGATTATATTGTTTGTATTTCCCAATATGCCAAAGAAGATTTTGAAAAAAATAAAGCTTTATTCAGCCTTAACAAACTGAAAAATATAGAAATTATTCACAACGGGATTTTGCTTCCCGAGGAAAAAATATATAATTTAGGACAATTCAATTTCTTGGAACACAAAAAATACATTATTAATATCGGTGTTTTATTTGATAAAAAAAACCAATTGTCTTTGATTAAAATGCTTCCTTATATTGAAGAAGATTTGGTGTTCATTGCATCAGGAGAAAAAGAACCTTATGCTACACAGGTAAAAGAAGAAATAAAAAAAATGAATCTTGAAAACAGAGTGCATTTTTTGAAAAATATTAGCGAAGAAGAAAAATATGCATTGATACAAAATTGCCAAGCCATGTGTCATCCCTCCATTGCTGAAGGTTTTGGAATTCCGCCTATAGAAGCTATGGCCTTCGGAAAACCTGTTTTCTTATCAAACTATACAAGTCTTCCAGAAATTGGTGGAAAAGCAGCTTACTATTTTGAAGATTTTGATCCTAAGAATATGGCAGTATTTTTTAAAGAAAACATGACGTTTTACAGAGCTAATCAACAGTTAGAGTCTGCTAAGATAAAAAAATGGGCACAACAGTTTGATTATAAAGTAATGGCCCGCAATTACTTGAATTTTTATATGAAAATATTACAATAA
- the rocD gene encoding ornithine--oxo-acid transaminase has translation MKQDTNYYIELENKYGAHNYHPLPVVLEKGEGVYVWDVEGKKYYDFLSAYSAVNQGHSHPKIVKALTDQAQTLALTSRAFYNNKLGEYEKKITSLFKFDKVLPMNSGAEAVETAVKLARKWSYEVKGITENAAKIIVCENNFHGRTTTIVSFSNDPDANQNYGPFTPGFIKIPYNDLVALEEVLKSEAQNIAGFLVEPIQGEAGVYVPDAGFLKGASELCKKYNVLFIADEVQTGIARTGKLIACYHEEVQPDILILGKALSGGMYPVSAVLANDSIMNVIKPGQHGSTFGGNPIACAVAVAALDVVEEEKLSERSQELGELFRSEIEKLIQKTDLITHVRGKGLLNAILINDTPVSSTAWNLCVALKENGLLAKPTHGNIIRLAPPLVITKEQLLDCVKIIEKTVLEF, from the coding sequence ATGAAACAAGATACCAATTATTATATTGAATTAGAAAACAAATATGGCGCTCACAATTACCATCCACTTCCAGTAGTTTTGGAAAAAGGGGAAGGTGTTTATGTTTGGGATGTTGAAGGTAAAAAATACTATGACTTCTTATCTGCTTATTCCGCTGTTAACCAAGGACATTCGCATCCTAAAATTGTAAAAGCTTTAACGGACCAAGCACAAACTTTGGCTTTAACTTCTAGAGCATTTTACAATAACAAATTAGGAGAATACGAGAAAAAAATTACTTCACTCTTCAAGTTTGATAAAGTTCTTCCTATGAATTCTGGTGCTGAAGCAGTGGAAACAGCTGTAAAATTAGCCAGAAAATGGAGTTATGAAGTAAAAGGAATTACAGAAAACGCTGCGAAAATCATCGTTTGCGAAAACAACTTTCACGGAAGAACAACTACCATTGTTTCGTTCTCAAATGATCCTGATGCCAACCAAAATTATGGTCCGTTTACACCTGGATTTATCAAAATTCCATATAATGATTTAGTGGCTTTAGAAGAAGTTTTAAAATCTGAAGCTCAAAATATCGCAGGATTTTTAGTAGAACCTATTCAAGGGGAAGCTGGCGTTTATGTTCCTGACGCAGGTTTCTTAAAAGGAGCATCTGAGCTTTGTAAAAAATACAATGTTCTTTTTATTGCAGACGAAGTTCAAACAGGAATCGCAAGAACAGGTAAGCTTATTGCGTGTTACCACGAAGAGGTTCAACCTGATATTTTAATTTTAGGAAAGGCACTTTCTGGAGGAATGTATCCAGTTTCAGCAGTTTTAGCAAATGATAGTATCATGAATGTTATTAAACCCGGACAACACGGTTCTACTTTTGGTGGAAATCCTATTGCGTGTGCGGTTGCCGTTGCGGCTTTAGATGTGGTTGAAGAAGAAAAATTATCTGAACGTTCACAAGAATTGGGTGAACTTTTCCGTTCTGAAATTGAAAAGCTTATTCAAAAGACAGATTTAATAACCCATGTTCGTGGTAAAGGTTTGCTAAATGCAATTTTAATTAACGATACTCCCGTAAGTTCCACAGCTTGGAATCTTTGTGTTGCCTTGAAAGAAAATGGCTTATTAGCAAAGCCAACCCATGGAAATATCATCCGTCTTGCACCTCCATTGGTAATTACCAAGGAGCAACTTTTGGATTGTGTTAAAATAATTGAGAAAACCGTTTTGGAATTTTAA